One part of the Musa acuminata AAA Group cultivar baxijiao chromosome BXJ1-5, Cavendish_Baxijiao_AAA, whole genome shotgun sequence genome encodes these proteins:
- the LOC135673470 gene encoding C-terminal binding protein AN-like produces MHHRAAGRSPSDPNRMAAELPLVVSLNCLEDPSLEREALAGAAAVEYVGLPGLSSGRIESATAVLIHSLALLPRAAQRRLRPWQLILCLGSPDRAVDSALAADLGLRLVHVDANRAEEVADTVMALFLGLLRRTHLLSRHSSSSSAASGWLGSIQPLCRGMRRCRGLVLGIIGRSASARCLATRSLAFKMSVLYFDLHHEVNGKSRRSSIAFPAAARRMDTLNDLLAASDLVSLHCSLSDDTMHILNAECLQHIKPGAFVVNTGSSQLIDDCALKQLLIDGTIAGCALDGVEGPQWMEAWVREMPNVLILPRSADYSEEVWMEIREKAITILQSFIFEGVVPEIAVSDEDDMSEAGYEDVQSEKRVKESPFQVQDCEQQTDESHLSSEYTKTKGIQQFKESQGSGISQNTGSRSEGRCSRSGRKGKKRPARRRSQQKSDDFSAVESDTNYNSHRGDDTAVSGRDQLLSSSSRFASPEDPKSKQMCLFEPMMETKSGKQVALSTELNSKSPDRLKDGFIVALHARGNSGFHVARQRVPGGGWFLDTVTNVTKRDPAAQFVVAFKSKDILGLRSFAAGGKLLQINRKMEFIFASHSFDVRESWMLEGSVLEQCKFVNCRNPLAVLDVSIEIIAVLNEDGITRWLD; encoded by the exons aTGCACCACCGGGCCGCGGGCCGATCGCCGTCGGATCCGAATCGGATGGCGGCGGAGCTCCCGCTGGTGGTCTCCCTCAACTGCCTCGAGGACCCGTCCCTGGAGCGGGAGGCCCTCGCCGGCGCTGCTGCCGTGGAGTACGTCGGCCTCCCCGGCCTCTCCAGTGGCCGGATCGAGTCTGCCACCGCCGTCCTCATCCACTCCCTCGCCCTGCTTCCCCGCGCCGCCCAGCGCCGCCTCCGCCCGTGGCAGCTCATCCTCTGCCTCGGCTCTCCGGACCGCGCCGTCGACTCCGCCCTCGCCGCCGACCTCGGCCTCCGCCTCGTCCACGTCGACGCCAACCGCGCGGAGGAGGTTGCCGACACCGTCATGGCCCTCTTCCTCGGCCTCCTGCGGCGAACCCACCTCCTCTCCCGCCATTCCTCCTCGTCTTCTGCCGCCTCCGGCTGGCTTGGATCCATCCAGCCACTGTGCCGGGGGATGCGCCGATGCCGCGGCCTCGTTCTTGGGATCATTGGGAGGTCCGCCTCTGCCCGGTGCTTGGCCACTAGGAGCCTGGCCTTCAAGATGAGCGTCCTCTACTTTGATCTCCATCACGAG GTGAATGGAAAATCCAGACGGTCTTCAATTGCATTCCCTGCTGCTGCTCGAAGAATGGACACTCTCAATGATCTGTTGGCGGCAAGTGATCTTGTTTCACTTCATTGCTCGCTATCAGATGATACCATGCATATTCTAAATGCAGAATGCTTGCAGCACATAAAGCCAG GGGCATTCGTAGTGAACACGGGTAGCAGTCAACTAATAGATGATTGTGCACTAAAGCAGCTCTTGATTGATGGTACTATAGCTGGCTGTGCATTAGATGGTGTTGAAGGGCCACAGTGGATGGAAGCATGG GTAAGGGAGATGCCAAACGTGTTGATTCTTCCTCGAAGTGCAGATTACAGTGAAGAAGTGTGGATGGAAATAAGAGAAAAAGCAATCACAATATTGCAATCTTTCATCTTTGAAGGAGTTGTACCAGAAATTGCTGTTTCTGATGAGGATGACATGAGCGAAGCTGGTTACGAAGATGTGCAGTCAGAGAAACGAGTAAAAGAAAGTCCTTTTCAGGTTCAAGATTGTGAGCAACAGACAGATGAGAGCCATTTGAGTTCAGAGTATACTAAGACAAAAGGTATCCAACAATTCAAGGAATCCCAAGGTTCAGGTATATCTCAAAACACTGGATCTAGATCTGAAGGGAGGTGCAGTAGATCTGGTAGGAAAGGTAAGAAGAGACCTGCTCGACGTAGATCCCAGCAGAAATCAGATGATTTTTCAGCAGTTGAAAGTGATACTAATTATAATTCGCATCGTGGTGATGATACTGCCGTAAGTGGCAGGGATCAATTACTAAGTTCCAGTTCTAGATTTGCTTCTCCCGAGGATCCAAAAAGTAAGCAAATGTGCCTTTTTGAACCAATGATGGAAACAAAATCAGGGAAGCAAGTGGCATTAAGCACAGAGCTTAACAGTAAATCACCTGATCGGCTGAAAGATGGATTCATTGTAGCCTTGCATGCAAGAGGTAATTCAGGATTTCATGTGGCTAGACAAAGGGTTCCTGGAGGTGGTTGGTTCCTTGATACAGTCACCAATGTAACAAAAAGGGATCCTGCTGCGCAGTTTGTTGTTGCTTTTAAAAGCAAG GACATACTCGGATTGCGATCTTTTGCTGCTGGGGGTAAACTGTTGCAG ATTAACAGAAAAATGGAATTCATATTTGCAAGTCATAGTTTCGATGTGCGGGAGAGCTGGATGCTGGAAGGTTCAGTTCTGGAACAATGCAAGTTTGTCAATTGCAGAAATCCATTG GCTGTCTTGGATGTAAGCATCGAGATTATTGCAGTGCTGAATGAAGATGGTATTACTAGATGGCTCGATTAA
- the LOC135674939 gene encoding transcription repressor OFP8-like, which translates to MMSTSSTQKRRSSSFVGIRCGCKDSKSVSVSASQSSSSDMKSTTRTLTTRRARELSSADTMTLTSPSTSSYWEEEAKLGSSASTPSFSGLLRQLNELEQDVMSWGRCTARPTDDKEEERKRWHQRSGSEGAGGRRVEESVAVVKETEDPLGEFRRSMLQMIVEKEIVDGEELRELLRRFLALNSPRHHDTILRAFAEIWEEVFTGHDNYGILAAVRRNL; encoded by the coding sequence ATGATGAGTACGAGTAGCACGCAGAAGAGGAGAAGCAGCTCCTTCGTGGGCATCCGCTGCGGCTGCAAGGACTCCAAATCGGTGTCGGTGTCTGCGTCGCAGTCGTCGAGCTCCGACATGAAATCCACGACACGGACACTGACGACGCGGAGGGCCAGGGAGCTGTCGTCTGCGGACACCATGACCTTGACCtccccctccacctcctcctacTGGGAGGAGGAGGCGAAGCTGGGGAGCTCCGCCAGCACGCCGAGCTTCTCTGGTCTCCTGCGCCAGCTCAACGAGCTGGAGCAGGATGTCATGTCGTGGGGACGATGCACTGCCCGACCCACCGATGacaaagaagaggagaggaagagatggcatCAGCGGAGCGGCAGCGAAGGAGCTGGAGGACGGAGAGTGGAGGAGAGCGTGGCGGTGGTGAAGGAGACGGAAGACCCGTTGGGGGAGTTCAGGAGATCGATGCTACAGATGATCGTCGAGAAGGAGATCGTGGACGGCGAGGAGCTACGGGAGCTGCTCCGCCGCTTCCTTGCCCTCAACTCACCTCGCCACCATGATACCATCCTCCGAGCATTTGCCGAGATATGGGAAGAAGTATTCACCGGCCACGACAACTACGGCATACTTGCCGCCGTTCGTCGGAACCTCTAA